One genomic window of Candidatus Nitrospira inopinata includes the following:
- the fsa gene encoding fructose-6-phosphate aldolase → MLFFLDTANVKEIHEANSLGVLDGVTTNPSLVVKEGRSFKEMLQEICAIVNGPISAEVVSVEADAMVKEGKELAKIHPNIVVKCPLTPDGIKATKRLSTEGIRVNVTLCFSPTQAMLAAKAGAWCVSPFIGRLDDVSSDGMGLIRQIVTIYKNYDYKTLVLVASVRHPQHVVESALAGGHICTMPYSVFQALFKHPLTDVGLKKFLDDWKAKGQQ, encoded by the coding sequence ATGCTGTTTTTCCTCGACACCGCCAATGTGAAAGAAATCCATGAAGCAAACAGTCTGGGCGTGTTGGACGGCGTCACGACCAACCCGTCGCTCGTCGTCAAAGAAGGGCGGAGTTTCAAAGAAATGCTCCAGGAGATCTGCGCCATCGTCAATGGCCCGATCAGCGCCGAAGTGGTCAGCGTGGAGGCGGACGCCATGGTGAAAGAAGGCAAAGAGCTGGCCAAGATCCACCCCAACATCGTCGTCAAATGTCCCCTCACCCCAGACGGCATCAAGGCGACAAAACGTCTGTCTACTGAAGGGATTCGCGTCAACGTCACGCTCTGTTTTTCTCCCACACAGGCCATGTTGGCGGCCAAGGCGGGAGCCTGGTGTGTCTCGCCTTTTATCGGCCGCCTGGATGATGTCAGCTCAGACGGCATGGGGCTGATCCGTCAAATCGTGACCATCTACAAGAATTACGACTACAAGACCCTGGTGTTGGTGGCGAGCGTCCGCCATCCGCAGCACGTCGTCGAATCGGCCTTGGCCGGAGGCCACATCTGCACCATGCCCTACAGTGTGTTTCAAGCCTTGTTCAAACACCCGCTGACCGATGTCGGCTTGAAGAAATTCCTCGACGACTGGAAAGCCAAAGGGCAGCAATAA
- the panC gene encoding pantoate--beta-alanine ligase, producing the protein MRIIRSPEAMAAWSENLRREGVTIGFVPTMGALHDGHRSLIRDGRLRSDALVVSVFVNPTQFGPGEDLTRYPRSPARDRAVCRKERVDVYFEPTEAVMYPKGYQTVVTVPEIARRWEGERRPHHFTGVATVVAKLFGIVRPHLALFGQKDYQQAVLVRRLVQDLNLGVRILVRPTVREPDGLAMSSRNVYLSSEERTIAAMLYKSLKAGGKAIRKGITEASIVERAMAAVIEREPRLAIEYLAVCDPLTLEPLVRVTSKAVLLGAVRIGPVRLIDNLIVSAPRE; encoded by the coding sequence ATGAGAATCATCCGCAGTCCCGAGGCCATGGCCGCATGGAGCGAGAACCTTCGCCGCGAGGGCGTCACGATCGGCTTTGTTCCCACGATGGGAGCCTTGCACGACGGCCACCGGTCGCTGATCCGGGACGGCCGCCTTCGCTCGGACGCGCTGGTCGTGAGCGTCTTCGTGAACCCGACTCAATTCGGTCCGGGAGAGGATTTGACACGGTACCCCCGCTCACCCGCGAGGGATCGCGCGGTCTGTCGAAAGGAAAGAGTCGACGTGTATTTCGAGCCGACCGAGGCGGTGATGTATCCCAAGGGATACCAGACCGTGGTGACGGTGCCGGAAATCGCCCGACGTTGGGAGGGAGAACGGCGCCCCCATCACTTCACCGGCGTCGCCACGGTGGTCGCGAAACTGTTCGGCATCGTGCGCCCCCATCTCGCGTTGTTCGGGCAAAAAGACTATCAACAGGCGGTTCTGGTGAGACGGTTGGTCCAGGATCTCAATCTGGGAGTGCGCATCCTCGTCCGTCCGACCGTCCGGGAACCCGACGGTCTGGCGATGAGCTCGCGGAACGTCTATTTGTCGTCGGAGGAGCGGACCATTGCCGCGATGCTGTACAAAAGCTTGAAGGCCGGAGGCAAGGCGATTCGAAAGGGGATCACCGAGGCATCGATCGTTGAGCGAGCCATGGCAGCGGTGATTGAACGAGAGCCACGGCTCGCAATTGAGTATCTTGCCGTCTGTGATCCCCTGACCTTGGAGCCTCTCGTTCGCGTCACGTCGAAAGCTGTTCTGCTGGGCGCCGTCCGGATCGGTCCCGTGCGCCTCATCGACAATCTGATCGTGTCAGCGCCCCGGGAATGA
- a CDS encoding uracil-DNA glycosylase, producing the protein MLHSVFIVNPLTLLNNAIIECSDCPRLTVYRRSVAETKRRQFMNWDYWGRPVPGFGDEGARLYVLGLAPAAHGGNRTGRIFTGDRSGDWLYEALHRHGFANQASSIHRDDGLVLTDCYIGAAVRCAPPGNKPALDEIERCRRFLREEIRLLRNVRVVVTLGKLAFDQYLKTCKLEGLEIPSPLPRFRHGASYRLPGGVLLLGSYHPSQQNTFTGKLTRPMFHAVFRTARNAIG; encoded by the coding sequence ATGCTACACTCGGTCTTCATCGTGAACCCCTTGACCCTATTGAACAACGCCATCATCGAGTGTTCGGACTGTCCGAGATTGACGGTCTATCGGCGGAGCGTCGCCGAAACCAAACGGCGGCAATTCATGAATTGGGACTATTGGGGACGGCCCGTGCCCGGCTTCGGCGACGAAGGGGCGCGTCTCTACGTGTTAGGGCTGGCCCCGGCCGCCCACGGGGGGAATAGGACGGGGCGGATCTTCACCGGCGATCGAAGCGGGGATTGGCTGTATGAAGCCCTGCATCGCCATGGGTTCGCCAACCAGGCGTCTTCAATCCATCGGGATGACGGCCTCGTGCTGACGGATTGTTATATCGGCGCCGCGGTGCGGTGCGCGCCGCCGGGAAATAAACCGGCGCTTGATGAAATCGAGCGGTGCCGCCGGTTCTTGCGAGAGGAAATTCGGCTTCTTCGGAATGTCCGTGTTGTGGTGACGTTGGGGAAACTGGCGTTTGATCAGTATCTGAAAACCTGCAAGCTCGAGGGGTTGGAAATCCCCTCGCCCCTCCCGCGATTTCGGCACGGCGCGAGCTATCGATTGCCGGGGGGCGTGCTGCTGCTGGGCTCCTATCATCCCAGCCAGCAAAATACGTTTACGGGGAAGCTCACCCGCCCGATGTTTCACGCCGTTTTTCGGACGGCGCGAAACGCCATCGGATAA
- a CDS encoding pyrophosphohydrolase domain-containing protein, translated as MTDEQFLVEEFHRKFDILIQTIPADPGEETQRLRIRLIQEEFDELKQSMASGDLPSVAKELADLLYVVYGTAVSYGIDMEPVFREVHRSNLSKVGGHKRPDGKWVKPATYSPARVEPILEAQRTCLTAEDLSSLCRILRGPETSS; from the coding sequence ATGACGGACGAACAATTCCTGGTCGAAGAATTTCATCGCAAATTTGACATTCTGATCCAAACGATTCCCGCCGATCCCGGCGAAGAAACCCAACGGCTTCGGATCCGCCTCATTCAGGAAGAATTCGACGAACTCAAACAGTCCATGGCCTCCGGCGATTTGCCGTCGGTGGCCAAGGAATTGGCCGACTTACTGTACGTCGTGTACGGCACCGCCGTGTCGTACGGCATCGACATGGAGCCGGTGTTTCGCGAAGTCCATCGGTCCAATCTCAGCAAGGTAGGAGGCCACAAACGGCCGGACGGGAAGTGGGTCAAACCCGCGACCTATTCGCCGGCTCGCGTCGAACCGATTTTGGAGGCACAACGAACATGTCTGACAGCGGAGGATCTCTCCTCTCTCTGCCGCATCCTGCGGGGGCCAGAGACGAGTTCATAA
- a CDS encoding PEP/pyruvate-binding domain-containing protein has translation MTQPLVLPLSHCIDPALAGGKAAGLARLLSCGFSVPSGICLTTEAYDRSLKRSGLDAEQDWKLAIALPEAERNALLLDRQSRIRALDISDLAAQCITALQTLSSSSETSPGRRWAVRSSATNEDAGHCSFAGLYRTHLGVPTDLLDTAIKDLWASLWHERILQYTIERGPSRSAPSMAVVIQPMLDPVAAGVAYSVHPITGRSFQILINAVPGLAAPLVDGQATPDHYVVQIGADRQPVWIRRRTIARKSSRLMVAEEGLRHEPIPESDRERPSLSDEQLLELARTAKEVERTFGFPVDLEWAIDSGKLWALQARPITGIRPSAEFTNDDCEWSRANLKETMPDLPSPLGLSLMERFMEEHIVAPYRKLGCRIPAGLSSTRVLYGRPYLNVTLFHMLQAQLRSDPSLLSEHMGGEPIAAPPPVEPLGWPAFLRAGLLMVMEMRRAAVHGPTWFAEMKKMAEQCGPQQISRLSLHESLARLEELSAWIRTHELTFGIAGGVAQCLQVMNHLLPRWLGQDWRALSNAALQGQGTVISAQQIVRLAELVHIARQESAATAFFAADPWNASGFREALTGTAFLRSFESYLEDYGHRGVGESDIMSPRLADNPEAILALLRTQLGAAPSEPDDILSRQARARAEALHEIKRRTGWKLHRWWMYLWWRRRLCRFFALREANRHHLMYFSSAIRRLLLHAGDLLVSRGILDDRDDVFFVTLQETTELADGKERDWRSVIRTRRLERARNAHVHPPDTIRDWETARARLAASDDHDRSDLLSGVPISAGIATGPVRVLRSPNDWASVQAGEILVIPVIDPGLAPLFGIAGGVIAEMGGTLSHGAIIAREYGIPTVANVRGARSRLKDGQIVRLDAGAGTVRLTQPQHGPSTA, from the coding sequence ATGACCCAGCCTCTCGTTCTCCCTTTATCTCACTGCATCGATCCGGCGCTTGCGGGTGGAAAGGCCGCGGGCCTTGCTCGACTCCTGTCGTGCGGCTTTTCCGTTCCTTCCGGCATTTGCCTGACGACCGAAGCCTATGACCGATCGCTCAAACGGTCTGGGCTGGATGCAGAGCAGGACTGGAAACTGGCCATAGCGCTGCCGGAAGCGGAGCGGAATGCCTTGCTCCTGGACCGACAATCGCGCATCCGCGCACTGGACATCTCCGACCTGGCGGCTCAATGCATCACGGCTCTTCAAACCCTTTCGTCGTCATCCGAAACGTCGCCCGGCAGACGATGGGCCGTTCGATCATCCGCGACCAACGAGGACGCCGGCCACTGCAGTTTCGCCGGACTCTACCGCACCCACCTCGGCGTCCCCACGGACCTCCTCGACACCGCGATAAAGGATCTCTGGGCATCGCTCTGGCACGAACGGATCCTGCAGTACACCATCGAACGGGGTCCTTCTCGGTCGGCTCCCTCGATGGCGGTCGTCATTCAACCGATGCTCGATCCCGTTGCCGCCGGCGTCGCCTACTCCGTCCATCCGATCACGGGCCGGTCGTTCCAGATCCTCATCAACGCCGTTCCCGGCTTGGCGGCGCCGCTCGTCGATGGACAGGCGACGCCCGACCACTACGTCGTGCAAATCGGCGCCGATCGACAACCGGTTTGGATTCGACGTCGGACCATCGCCCGCAAATCAAGCAGGCTGATGGTCGCCGAGGAGGGGCTGCGTCATGAACCGATTCCGGAATCGGATCGGGAACGACCGTCGCTCTCCGACGAACAACTGCTCGAACTGGCGCGCACGGCCAAAGAAGTTGAAAGGACGTTCGGCTTCCCCGTCGATCTGGAATGGGCGATCGATTCCGGCAAACTCTGGGCCCTGCAAGCCCGACCCATCACCGGGATCCGTCCTTCAGCGGAATTCACCAACGACGACTGCGAGTGGTCGCGCGCGAACCTTAAAGAAACGATGCCGGACCTCCCCAGTCCGCTCGGACTTTCTCTCATGGAGCGGTTCATGGAGGAACACATCGTCGCTCCCTACCGCAAGCTGGGTTGCCGGATTCCGGCCGGGCTGTCTTCCACTCGCGTGTTGTACGGGCGTCCCTATCTCAACGTCACCTTGTTCCATATGCTTCAGGCGCAGTTGCGAAGCGACCCGTCGCTTCTGTCCGAACACATGGGCGGGGAGCCGATCGCGGCTCCCCCTCCTGTAGAACCGCTGGGCTGGCCGGCGTTCCTGCGGGCCGGCCTCCTCATGGTGATGGAAATGCGGCGCGCGGCCGTTCATGGACCGACGTGGTTCGCCGAGATGAAGAAGATGGCGGAACAATGCGGTCCACAACAAATCAGCCGGCTTTCTCTTCACGAGAGCCTCGCTCGCTTGGAGGAGTTGAGCGCCTGGATTCGGACGCACGAACTGACCTTCGGGATCGCCGGCGGAGTCGCTCAGTGTCTTCAGGTGATGAATCACCTGTTACCCCGCTGGCTGGGACAAGACTGGAGAGCCCTGTCCAATGCCGCGCTCCAGGGGCAGGGCACCGTGATCAGCGCGCAGCAGATTGTCCGCCTTGCCGAACTCGTCCACATCGCTCGGCAGGAGTCGGCGGCAACCGCCTTCTTCGCGGCCGATCCATGGAACGCATCCGGTTTCCGCGAGGCTCTCACGGGCACGGCCTTTCTCCGTTCGTTCGAATCCTATCTGGAAGACTACGGCCACCGCGGCGTGGGGGAATCCGACATCATGTCGCCGCGTCTCGCCGACAATCCGGAGGCGATCCTCGCCCTGTTGCGGACGCAACTCGGCGCGGCACCGTCGGAGCCGGACGACATCCTGTCCCGTCAAGCCCGCGCGCGGGCCGAGGCGCTCCACGAAATCAAACGGCGCACGGGATGGAAACTGCATCGATGGTGGATGTACCTGTGGTGGCGCCGGCGCCTCTGTCGCTTTTTCGCGCTCCGTGAAGCGAACCGCCATCATCTGATGTATTTTTCCTCGGCCATCCGCCGGCTTCTGCTGCACGCCGGCGATCTGCTTGTCTCACGGGGAATCCTTGACGATCGGGATGACGTGTTTTTCGTGACACTCCAAGAGACGACCGAACTCGCCGATGGGAAAGAGCGCGACTGGCGATCGGTGATCCGAACACGCCGCCTTGAGCGAGCGCGCAACGCCCATGTCCACCCGCCCGACACGATTCGCGATTGGGAAACGGCACGCGCGCGCCTTGCGGCATCAGACGATCACGATCGATCCGATCTCCTGTCCGGCGTGCCGATCAGCGCCGGCATCGCGACCGGACCGGTCCGCGTGCTCCGTTCACCGAACGACTGGGCCTCCGTCCAAGCCGGAGAGATTCTCGTCATCCCGGTCATCGATCCCGGCCTGGCCCCCCTCTTCGGAATCGCCGGAGGAGTCATCGCGGAGATGGGAGGCACCTTGTCTCACGGAGCCATCATCGCCCGGGAATATGGAATTCCGACCGTCGCCAACGTCAGGGGCGCGCGTTCACGGCTCAAAGACGGACAAATCGTCCGATTGGACGCGGGAGCCGGAACGGTCCGTTTGACACAGCCGCAACACGGCCCTTCTACGGCCTGA
- the dapA gene encoding 4-hydroxy-tetrahydrodipicolinate synthase produces the protein MFTGSLIAIVTPFRNGRIDERALAELIEWQIAKGTNGIVPCGTTGESATLSHEEHHRVIQLTVEVVNRRVPVIAGTGSNSTEEAVALTKHAKQAGADGALLITPYYNKPTQEGLYRHYKAVAEAVDLPLVLYNIPGRTGVNMLPSTIARLSAIDTIVGVKEGSGSVQQASDIAQMCGDRITVLAGDDSLTLPMMAVGAKGVITVTANIVPSEMAQLVKTFADGKVTEARKLHFTLSPLFAALFLETNPIPVKEALGMMGKIDPELRLPLCPMGQETRDKLRHVLKDMNLI, from the coding sequence ATGTTTACCGGCTCGCTGATCGCCATTGTGACTCCCTTTCGGAACGGACGGATCGACGAACGAGCTTTGGCCGAATTGATCGAGTGGCAAATCGCCAAGGGAACCAACGGGATCGTTCCCTGCGGCACCACCGGGGAATCGGCCACCCTGTCCCATGAGGAGCATCATCGGGTCATCCAATTGACCGTGGAGGTGGTCAACCGACGTGTGCCGGTCATCGCCGGAACGGGCTCGAACAGCACCGAAGAGGCCGTTGCGCTGACCAAACACGCCAAACAGGCCGGCGCGGACGGGGCGCTGTTGATCACCCCCTATTACAACAAACCGACCCAGGAAGGACTCTACCGTCACTATAAGGCCGTGGCCGAGGCCGTGGATCTTCCGTTGGTGTTGTACAACATCCCCGGACGGACCGGCGTCAACATGTTGCCGTCCACCATCGCCAGACTTTCGGCCATCGACACCATTGTGGGGGTGAAAGAAGGAAGCGGCTCGGTTCAACAGGCTTCCGACATCGCCCAGATGTGCGGCGATCGAATCACCGTTCTGGCCGGAGATGATTCCCTCACACTTCCCATGATGGCGGTGGGCGCCAAGGGAGTGATTACCGTCACGGCCAATATCGTGCCGAGCGAAATGGCTCAATTGGTCAAGACCTTCGCCGACGGCAAGGTCACCGAAGCCAGGAAACTGCACTTTACCCTGTCTCCCTTGTTTGCCGCCCTGTTCCTGGAGACCAATCCGATTCCGGTCAAGGAAGCGTTGGGGATGATGGGAAAGATCGATCCGGAGCTGCGGCTGCCGTTGTGTCCCATGGGGCAAGAGACGCGAGACAAGCTCCGCCACGTGTTGAAAGACATGAACCTGATCTGA
- a CDS encoding PilZ domain-containing protein, with protein sequence MSDSGGSLLSLPHPAGARDEFITDLHCPGCGSSFIRPAYRTGTIEKFLYRFHVFPFRCQLCATRFRAHWSSSPAHEQTVDRREYVRLAASFQASLLADNGARMEGRTTEISMDGCTFETSATLPLGSLLELVIKPASEEEPIVVETAVVRSARPESMGFRFIGLQPAHRRRLGQVILNLLVGQCIRPSKLMY encoded by the coding sequence ATGTCTGACAGCGGAGGATCTCTCCTCTCTCTGCCGCATCCTGCGGGGGCCAGAGACGAGTTCATAACCGATCTGCACTGTCCCGGCTGCGGGTCCTCGTTCATCCGCCCGGCCTACCGCACGGGGACCATTGAGAAGTTCCTCTATCGTTTCCATGTCTTCCCGTTCCGCTGTCAACTGTGCGCCACACGTTTCCGGGCCCATTGGTCGTCCTCTCCCGCCCACGAACAAACGGTCGATCGCCGAGAATACGTTCGGCTGGCCGCATCCTTTCAAGCCTCCCTTCTTGCCGACAATGGCGCCCGCATGGAAGGTCGCACGACGGAAATCTCGATGGACGGCTGTACGTTCGAGACCTCCGCGACGTTGCCGCTCGGCAGCCTGCTCGAACTCGTCATCAAACCGGCGTCGGAAGAAGAACCGATCGTGGTCGAGACGGCCGTGGTTCGTTCGGCGAGACCGGAATCGATGGGCTTTCGTTTTATCGGCCTTCAACCGGCCCACAGACGTCGCTTGGGCCAGGTCATCCTTAATTTGCTGGTCGGGCAGTGCATCCGACCTTCCAAGCTGATGTACTAA
- the dapB gene encoding 4-hydroxy-tetrahydrodipicolinate reductase, with protein sequence MIGVVVIGAAGRMGCRLVSLIKDSTTLTLAGALEVQGHSALGKDAGDVSGSGYAGVPITDDLSALLERGEVIIDFSAPDATIAHLRIAARHRRAMVIGTTGFSAPQSDELRSLANLIPCVCSPNMSVGINLICKVIGEMAKTLGDDYDIEVIEAHHRLKKDAPSGTALKIAEVLATAVNRDLNQVGVYARKGLIGERSKDEIGIQTVRAGDIVGDHTVLFGGMGERIEITHRASSRDTFARGALRAAGWVAHQPPGLYDMMDVLGIR encoded by the coding sequence ATGATCGGAGTCGTCGTTATCGGCGCGGCCGGACGGATGGGCTGCCGACTGGTCTCGCTGATCAAGGACTCGACAACCTTGACGCTGGCCGGGGCCCTGGAGGTCCAGGGACACAGCGCCTTAGGGAAGGACGCAGGGGACGTTTCCGGCTCCGGCTATGCCGGTGTGCCCATCACGGACGACTTATCCGCGCTCCTGGAGCGCGGCGAGGTCATCATCGATTTCTCGGCTCCCGACGCGACGATCGCACATCTGCGGATCGCCGCCCGCCATCGGCGGGCGATGGTCATCGGAACGACGGGGTTCTCCGCTCCACAATCGGATGAACTTCGATCCTTGGCAAACCTGATTCCTTGCGTGTGTTCTCCCAATATGAGCGTCGGGATCAACCTGATTTGCAAGGTCATCGGTGAAATGGCGAAAACGCTCGGCGACGATTATGACATCGAGGTGATCGAAGCCCATCATCGGCTCAAGAAAGACGCGCCCAGCGGGACGGCTCTCAAGATAGCCGAGGTCCTTGCCACAGCGGTGAACCGAGACCTCAATCAAGTCGGCGTGTATGCCCGAAAGGGACTGATCGGAGAGCGATCAAAAGACGAAATCGGAATTCAGACTGTTCGCGCGGGTGACATCGTGGGAGATCACACCGTGCTGTTCGGCGGCATGGGAGAGCGCATTGAAATCACTCATCGTGCCAGCAGTCGCGACACATTCGCCCGCGGGGCGTTGCGCGCGGCCGGTTGGGTCGCCCACCAACCTCCAGGCCTCTACGACATGATGGACGTGCTCGGCATTCGCTGA
- a CDS encoding glycerate kinase type-2 family protein: MPSALRLPPSSAKPLLRKLIMAGLRAADPSHGLFHNVSRQGRLLRIGRRVYDLSRYDRLVVVGAGKASARMAQSLESLLGSRIEGGLVVVKTGHGAPLGRITVVEAAHPIPDRAGLRAAERIKVLVGGLTSHDLLIVLLSGGASSLLPAPVPGLTLADKQRTTDLLLRSGASIDEVNAVRKHLSRLKGGGLAQSTKATVVTLVLSDVIGDDLGTIGSGPTAPDETTFADAIAVLKRYRIWRAVPPAVRRHLLQGLKGKVPETLKPDAGRLRRVRHLIIGNNRNMIEAVATTARQAGLHVRLLSSPITGEAVAEAARFVNMAKRLLNRHDGLRRPVCLIAGGEPTVTVTRRGKGGRAQEFATAAAFHLHGIPRAWLAAVGSDGTDGPTDAAGAVVTGNTVARARSLGVDLLSALNRHDTYPALRALGCHIYTGPTGTNVNDLYLLLLL; this comes from the coding sequence ATGCCCTCCGCGCTGCGCCTCCCTCCCTCTTCCGCCAAACCGTTGCTTCGAAAGTTGATCATGGCGGGGCTGCGCGCCGCCGATCCCAGCCACGGACTGTTTCACAACGTGTCCCGTCAAGGTCGATTGTTGCGAATAGGGCGGCGCGTCTATGACCTGTCCCGTTATGACCGCCTCGTCGTCGTGGGCGCCGGGAAGGCCTCGGCGCGGATGGCCCAGTCGCTGGAGTCCCTTTTGGGATCACGGATCGAGGGAGGACTCGTCGTGGTCAAAACCGGGCACGGTGCTCCTCTTGGGCGCATCACCGTCGTCGAAGCGGCTCACCCGATCCCGGATCGCGCGGGGCTTCGAGCCGCGGAGCGGATCAAGGTCTTGGTCGGCGGCCTCACGTCCCATGACCTGCTCATTGTGTTGCTCTCCGGCGGCGCATCAAGTCTCTTGCCCGCCCCCGTGCCGGGCCTCACTCTAGCCGACAAACAACGGACGACGGATCTCCTGCTCAGGAGCGGCGCCTCGATCGACGAGGTCAACGCGGTTCGCAAACACCTCTCCCGGTTGAAGGGCGGCGGTCTCGCGCAAAGCACGAAAGCCACCGTCGTCACCCTCGTTCTCTCGGACGTCATCGGTGATGACCTTGGCACGATCGGCTCTGGACCGACGGCGCCGGACGAGACCACATTTGCCGACGCCATTGCCGTCCTCAAACGATACAGGATTTGGCGGGCCGTGCCCCCTGCCGTACGCCGGCATCTCCTCCAAGGGTTGAAAGGCAAGGTTCCGGAGACGCTTAAGCCAGACGCAGGCCGGCTGCGGCGCGTGCGCCACCTCATCATCGGCAACAACCGGAACATGATCGAGGCCGTCGCCACAACGGCTCGGCAAGCGGGACTTCACGTCAGGCTCCTCTCGTCACCCATCACAGGGGAAGCCGTAGCGGAAGCAGCGCGATTCGTGAATATGGCCAAACGGCTCCTCAACAGGCATGACGGCTTGCGGCGGCCCGTCTGCTTGATCGCGGGCGGCGAACCAACCGTCACGGTGACGAGACGGGGAAAGGGAGGACGAGCCCAGGAATTCGCGACCGCCGCCGCCTTTCATCTCCACGGAATCCCCCGAGCCTGGCTGGCGGCGGTGGGATCCGATGGCACCGACGGGCCAACCGACGCCGCCGGCGCAGTGGTCACGGGAAACACCGTTGCGCGGGCCCGATCGCTCGGAGTGGATTTGCTCTCGGCCTTGAACCGTCACGACACCTACCCCGCCCTGCGCGCCCTGGGGTGCCATATCTACACGGGGCCGACGGGCACCAACGTCAACGACCTTTACCTGTTGCTGCTGCTCTAG
- a CDS encoding lytic transglycosylase domain-containing protein codes for MILKTLLAAAFLCFFSLNNGWAVSPSDQSENERGLFPPEQQDEQADPEDRLVILPEIKREHQRYFLSSFKLPEKMTFAGMPVPLDNWQVRERIEYEFYQFLANEGESIILAKRTGRCFPPAEKQLADAGLPDDLKYMLLVESKCIAAAYSKAKASGPWQFIPSTGRRYSLKSDAVLDERRNLELSTEAAVKYLSYLKDFHQNDWFLAMASYNAGEERVRKLLKEQRVSDYWKLHAPRETMRYVPRIIAAKEIYSQPEKYLGLSKKDLYLPLEAETVTVNVKEPQRTLTSIAEEFGTYFLELKLLNPEFKKDVLPRGTYQIRVPRQTCPNRCFKQDKLP; via the coding sequence ATGATCCTGAAGACCTTGCTCGCGGCGGCGTTTTTATGTTTCTTCTCTTTGAACAATGGGTGGGCGGTCTCACCGTCGGATCAATCGGAGAATGAGCGGGGACTCTTCCCCCCCGAACAACAGGACGAGCAAGCCGATCCCGAAGACCGCCTGGTCATCCTGCCCGAGATCAAACGGGAACATCAGCGATATTTTCTCAGTTCGTTCAAGCTACCCGAGAAGATGACCTTCGCGGGCATGCCGGTGCCGTTGGACAACTGGCAGGTCCGGGAACGAATCGAGTATGAATTCTATCAGTTCCTGGCCAACGAAGGAGAAAGCATCATCCTCGCCAAACGAACCGGGCGGTGCTTTCCTCCGGCCGAAAAACAGTTGGCCGACGCCGGCTTGCCCGACGACCTCAAGTACATGTTGCTCGTCGAGAGTAAATGTATCGCGGCGGCCTATTCCAAAGCCAAAGCCTCGGGTCCGTGGCAGTTTATCCCGTCCACGGGACGACGCTACAGTTTGAAAAGCGACGCGGTCCTGGACGAACGTCGCAACCTCGAGCTCTCAACGGAGGCGGCGGTCAAATACCTGTCGTACCTCAAGGACTTTCACCAAAACGATTGGTTTCTCGCCATGGCGTCCTACAACGCCGGCGAAGAGCGCGTCCGCAAGCTGCTCAAAGAGCAGCGGGTCAGCGATTACTGGAAGCTCCACGCCCCTCGCGAAACCATGCGCTACGTGCCGCGGATCATCGCGGCCAAAGAGATCTATTCCCAACCGGAGAAATATCTGGGATTGAGCAAAAAGGATCTCTATCTTCCGCTGGAGGCGGAAACCGTCACCGTGAACGTCAAGGAGCCACAGCGAACCCTCACGTCCATCGCCGAAGAATTCGGCACCTATTTTCTGGAACTCAAACTGCTCAATCCCGAATTCAAAAAGGACGTGCTGCCTCGCGGCACCTACCAAATTCGAGTTCCTCGTCAGACCTGCCCGAACCGGTGTTTCAAGCAGGACAAGCTCCCTTAA
- the folK gene encoding 2-amino-4-hydroxy-6-hydroxymethyldihydropteridine diphosphokinase → MPETVFIGFGSNVGDRADYCHRAVTLLGLLPHSQVTGVSSLYETEPINDGTDPGERWFLNGVVALDTEIPPRSLLSFLREIERALGRDLDNRAGPRTIDLDLLFYGTRVIDEPDLIVPHPRLHQRRFVLVPLSEVAPHWVHPVTGLSVAQMVDRLTDHSVVRTFAPPPLPLRLDPQTGCPSGLSA, encoded by the coding sequence ATGCCTGAAACGGTCTTTATCGGATTCGGGTCGAACGTCGGCGATCGGGCGGACTACTGTCATCGGGCGGTGACCCTGCTCGGCCTGCTTCCCCATTCGCAGGTCACGGGCGTATCGTCGCTCTATGAAACGGAGCCGATCAACGACGGAACGGACCCGGGGGAAAGATGGTTTCTCAACGGCGTGGTCGCGTTGGATACCGAGATTCCCCCTCGCAGCCTTCTCTCGTTCCTTCGTGAGATCGAACGGGCGCTGGGGCGTGACTTGGACAACAGGGCGGGACCCAGGACCATTGACTTGGATCTTCTCTTCTATGGGACTCGCGTCATCGACGAGCCGGACCTGATCGTGCCGCATCCGCGCCTGCATCAGCGCCGCTTTGTGTTGGTCCCGCTGAGCGAGGTGGCTCCTCATTGGGTTCATCCGGTCACGGGATTGTCCGTGGCGCAGATGGTGGACCGGTTGACCGACCATTCCGTTGTGCGGACGTTCGCCCCTCCTCCTCTTCCCCTTCGCCTTGACCCGCAGACGGGCTGTCCGTCCGGATTGAGCGCATGA